From the Candidatus Bathyarchaeia archaeon genome, one window contains:
- a CDS encoding kelch repeat-containing protein has translation MASSLPAWTTGAPIPTPREGYGAAEVNGIFYYIAGYGPTGDNTANEAYNPANDTWTTKASLPSSPRSETVAVSDGTFIYLIGGRPVSIVGHDVWRYNPANNTWKSLSSMPTARATEHMAAYYNGNIYVVGGRTTDAPTNGGSLRILEIYHVTTNSWTTGTSLPSGLADAHTALLNEKIYVFGGFTTTGTASTTTYIYDITSDSWTSGASAPAGLVDPAAGVCGPQIYVIGGSTANLGLQNSNYAYNPTTDTWNNSLSIPRATAEVQAISYRGEIFIISGGIFGSGGGNPANQIFHCADNMLYISPSRQAVQPSGSTVTYKVKVGNIQPFNSWNIMVRSNQSVINPQSVSIAGNLFQANFTATVTQLANCVNGAGTGCTSMDGPGIIHSAATVSSTPNATLNGLLFTITYKAVGGTYSPIEILNDNLTRGTCCTVSHFSLNGIYGRPPPNFRLSATPIQSIIGQQSSGVVSIAVTSLENFTGKVNLSGIVSPSGLTLSFAPTIVSVPSNKTSLSQLSISTSGTTSLGNYTITVTATAGSLSHNVRLAISVVPDFSIIAIPDAFVIREGTSVSSTINLISQGFSGTLSLSATVAPTTTNGPVTQLNTTFVFLSPSTSRGVQILIGVFTNTVPGNYAITVTAVGMLTHSTPISIAVLAPSLSLTPSSGTIGTSVTAQGSNFPMFFFQTQASVTVSFDDMFLGSTIMTNGSFTFVLDVPNAQPGPHFVKAQDLSTLAQVNTTFIVLPTPNALTVNVEVGTIYFPGDTTVISILLAQGGTLVGPSAIQLTIQLIKPDGSTIILPATSISAGLFIAKYQIPSAGPIGVYAVKATVHSTGGGDGTGLGSFEVKPTWLSSQGKTITSAVAIVGIVGFAAVAWRKGYLRRKSQDD, from the coding sequence TTGGCCTCATCCCTTCCTGCTTGGACAACGGGTGCTCCTATCCCGACCCCAAGAGAGGGATACGGAGCTGCCGAAGTGAACGGCATATTCTACTACATCGCTGGCTATGGCCCCACAGGGGATAACACAGCAAATGAGGCCTACAACCCGGCAAACGACACTTGGACAACAAAGGCCTCTCTACCCTCGTCCCCCAGATCCGAAACAGTCGCAGTATCAGACGGCACGTTCATCTACCTTATTGGAGGCCGCCCTGTCAGCATCGTCGGCCACGACGTATGGCGATACAACCCGGCGAACAACACCTGGAAGAGCCTCTCATCAATGCCTACGGCAAGAGCGACTGAACACATGGCTGCCTACTACAACGGAAACATCTACGTTGTTGGCGGAAGGACAACAGACGCACCCACTAATGGAGGAAGTCTGAGAATACTGGAGATCTATCACGTGACGACCAATTCCTGGACCACGGGCACCTCGTTGCCCTCGGGCCTTGCTGACGCCCACACCGCATTGTTGAACGAGAAGATCTACGTATTCGGTGGATTCACAACAACGGGAACCGCGAGTACCACCACTTACATTTACGATATTACATCTGATTCATGGACGTCAGGTGCCTCTGCTCCAGCCGGGCTAGTCGACCCGGCAGCTGGAGTTTGTGGCCCCCAAATCTACGTCATTGGTGGAAGTACAGCCAATCTTGGCCTTCAGAACTCCAATTACGCCTACAACCCCACGACCGATACTTGGAATAACTCTCTAAGCATTCCAAGGGCGACCGCTGAAGTGCAAGCGATCTCGTACAGAGGAGAAATTTTCATCATAAGTGGTGGAATCTTCGGCAGCGGCGGAGGAAACCCTGCCAATCAGATCTTTCATTGTGCGGACAACATGCTCTACATATCCCCCAGCCGCCAGGCCGTTCAACCCTCCGGTTCAACAGTTACCTACAAGGTCAAAGTTGGGAATATCCAGCCGTTCAATTCATGGAACATAATGGTCAGATCAAACCAATCTGTCATCAATCCCCAAAGTGTTTCTATTGCTGGAAATCTCTTCCAGGCCAACTTTACCGCAACGGTAACCCAGCTAGCCAACTGCGTGAACGGTGCTGGAACAGGATGCACAAGCATGGATGGGCCCGGCATAATCCACTCAGCAGCGACAGTCTCATCTACGCCCAATGCTACGCTGAACGGCTTACTCTTCACTATCACCTACAAGGCCGTGGGCGGAACCTACAGCCCGATCGAAATCCTAAACGACAACCTCACAAGAGGAACATGCTGTACCGTTTCACACTTTTCCCTAAACGGAATCTACGGACGACCTCCACCCAACTTCCGCCTCAGCGCGACCCCTATCCAGTCGATTATAGGCCAACAGTCATCTGGAGTTGTATCAATCGCAGTAACTAGTCTTGAGAACTTCACGGGGAAAGTCAACCTTTCAGGAATCGTATCTCCTTCAGGCTTGACCCTTTCTTTCGCTCCGACAATCGTGTCTGTCCCAAGCAACAAGACATCCCTATCCCAACTTTCGATCTCAACTAGTGGAACCACGTCGCTTGGAAACTACACAATAACCGTAACCGCAACAGCCGGGTCCCTATCCCACAATGTCCGTCTGGCCATCTCCGTAGTACCCGACTTTTCCATAATCGCAATCCCTGACGCCTTCGTTATCCGTGAAGGGACAAGCGTCTCTTCAACAATCAATCTGATAAGCCAGGGATTCTCAGGTACCCTCTCACTGTCCGCAACTGTCGCCCCGACCACAACCAACGGGCCTGTAACGCAGCTAAACACAACATTCGTCTTTCTCTCACCAAGTACATCCCGAGGTGTCCAAATTCTGATTGGAGTGTTTACTAACACTGTTCCCGGCAACTATGCCATCACGGTCACCGCTGTAGGGATGCTTACTCACTCAACCCCGATTTCCATAGCAGTCCTCGCTCCGTCGCTAAGTCTGACACCATCTAGTGGGACGATAGGAACGTCAGTGACAGCTCAGGGTTCCAATTTCCCAATGTTCTTCTTCCAAACTCAAGCCAGTGTAACGGTTAGTTTCGATGACATGTTCCTTGGATCAACCATTATGACAAATGGATCCTTCACGTTCGTCCTTGATGTCCCGAATGCTCAGCCAGGGCCTCACTTCGTTAAGGCCCAAGACCTCAGCACGCTAGCACAAGTCAATACAACTTTCATCGTTCTTCCAACTCCAAATGCCTTGACCGTCAACGTTGAAGTTGGAACCATATACTTCCCGGGAGACACCACGGTAATCAGCATCCTATTGGCACAGGGCGGGACATTGGTAGGCCCCTCTGCCATTCAGCTGACGATTCAACTCATCAAGCCCGACGGTTCAACGATCATCCTCCCCGCGACATCAATCTCAGCCGGACTTTTCATAGCGAAATATCAAATCCCCAGTGCCGGCCCGATTGGCGTGTATGCGGTCAAGGCAACTGTTCATTCAACTGGGGGCGGGGACGGAACTGGGCTGGGCAGCTTCGAAGTCAAGCCCACATGGCTAAGCTCGCAGGGCAAGACAATTACGAGCGCGGTAGCTATCGTTGGGATAGTGGGATTTGCAGCGGTGGCTTGGCGCAAGGGATATCTCAGAAGGAAATCGCAAGACGACTGA